One genomic segment of Hordeum vulgare subsp. vulgare chromosome 2H, MorexV3_pseudomolecules_assembly, whole genome shotgun sequence includes these proteins:
- the LOC123426094 gene encoding 40S ribosomal protein S12, whose protein sequence is MAEEAPAPVVAPVEAPTPILGEPMDLMTALQLVMKKSSAHDGLVKGLREAAKSIEKHAAQLCVLAEDCDQPDYVKLVKALCAEHNVHLVTVPSAKTLGEWAGLCKIDTEGKARKVVGCSCIVVKDYGEESEGLNIVQQYVKSQ, encoded by the exons ATGGC ggaagAAGCCCCAGCACCAGTTGTTGCCCCAGTCGAGGCACCTACCCCGATTCTTGGTGAGCCAATGGACTTGATGACTGCTCTACAGCTTGTCATGAAGAAGTCAAGTGCTCATGATGGCCTTGTGAAGGGGCTCCGTGAGGCTGCCAAGTCCATTGAGAAGCATGCTGCTCAGCTTTGTGTGCTGGCTGAGGATTGTGACCAGCCTGATTACGTGAAGCTTGTTAAGGCACTATGCGCTGAGCACAATGTTCACCTGGTTACTGTGCCAAGTGCTAAAACTCTCGGAGAGTGGGCAGGG CTTTGCAAGATCGACACTGAGGGCAAGGCAAGGAAGGTTGTAGGCTGCTCTTGCATTGTTGTCAAG GACTATGGTGAAGAATCCGAGGGCCTTAACATCGTGCAGCAGTATGTCAAGTCTCAATAG